The Dunckerocampus dactyliophorus isolate RoL2022-P2 chromosome 1, RoL_Ddac_1.1, whole genome shotgun sequence genome has a segment encoding these proteins:
- the LOC129177727 gene encoding caspase-9-like isoform X2 has translation MEESHKKVLQRYRINIVTGLDPSGVLDRLLEKGVFTQDMIDKIKSSGTRRDQARQLSRDLETQGSRAFPLFLESLHESEQHGLAELLQSGAPAVQGSASNRLVRPVVRTLPVSSAMDFQKQIKSITAVHPVQTPTLSPERENLQSQTQARTRMQGRTRRDSLQSYKMDSSPCGHCLIINNVAFEPQSELSDRSGSNIDCDKLERRFQALNFMVEVRTNLKQRKIKQELLDLSKKDHSPYDCCVVIILSHGTEVSHNRFPGAVYGVDGQYVQVQHITNYLDGKHCSSLQGKPKLFFIQACGGGEKDRGFEVSDEVEPSNSGEDDQTDAIPMSSSSDSLSMSDEPDARATLPTPSDILVSYSTFPGYVSWRDTQSGSWYIETLDRILEENAATDDLVTMLMMVVARSAETPVETNVPRVIQKTL, from the exons ATGGAGGAAAGTCACAAGAAGGTTCTTCAGCGGTACAGGATAAATATTGTCACTGGTTTGGATCCATCGGGCGTCTTAGACCGTCTATTGGagaaaggtgtttttactcaagACATGATCGATAAAATAAAA AGCTCGGGAACAAGACGGGACCAAGCCAGGCAGCTGTCCCGGGACCTGGAGACCCAAGGAAGTCGGGCCTTCCCACTGTTTTTGGAAAGTCTTCATGAGTCAGAGCAGCACGGTCTGGCAGAGCTTCTCCAAAGTGGAGCACCAGCAGTTCAGGGGTCAGCATCCAACCGCCTCGTACGCCCTGTTGTTCGGACTCTTCCAGTGT CATCTGCAATGGATTTCCAGAAGCAGATAAAGTCTATTACAGCTGTCCATCCAGTGCAGACCCCGACATTAT CACCTGAGAGGGAGAACCTACAATCTCAAACCCAGGCCAGAACCCGCATGCAAGGCAGGACCCGACGGGATAGCCTTCAA AGCTACAAAATGGATTCCAGCCCGTGCGGACACTGCCTCATCATTAACAATGTGGCTTTTGAGCCACAGAGTGAGCTGAGTGACCGCTCAGGGTCGAACATCGACTGTGACAAGCTGGAGAGAAGATTCCAAGCGCTTAACTTTATGGTGGAAGTCAGAACAAACCTGAAACAAAGG AAAATCAAGCAAGAACTGTTAGATTTGTCAAAGAAGGACCATTCTCCATATGACTGCTGTGTGGTCATCATTCTGTCTCATGGCACCGAG GTGAGTCACAACAGATTCCCCGGTGCTGTGTATGGTGTCGATGGACAGTACGTTCAAGTTCAGCATATCACAAACTACCTCGACGGGAAACACTGTTCATCCCTGCAGGGAAAACCCAAGCTTTTCTTCATCCAGGCATGCGGAGGAG GGGAAAAAGACAGAGGCTTCGAGGTGTCTGATGAGGTCGAACCATCGAATAGTGGAGAGGATGACCAGACGGATGCCATCCCTATGTCATCCAGCAGCGACTCACTGAGCATGTCTGATGAACCTGATGCCAGAGCCACACTGCCCACCCCAAGTGACATTCTGGTGTCCTACTCTACTTTTCCTG GCTACGTGTCTTGGAGAGACACTCAATCCGGCTCCTGGTACATCGAGACGCTGGATCGCATCCTTGAGGAAAATGCTGCTACTGATGATTTGGTCACAATGTTAATGATG
- the LOC129177727 gene encoding caspase-9-like isoform X1, with amino-acid sequence MEESHKKVLQRYRINIVTGLDPSGVLDRLLEKGVFTQDMIDKIKSSGTRRDQARQLSRDLETQGSRAFPLFLESLHESEQHGLAELLQSGAPAVQGSASNRLVRPVVRTLPVSSAMDFQKQIKSITAVHPVQTPTLSPERENLQSQTQARTRMQGRTRRDSLQSYKMDSSPCGHCLIINNVAFEPQSELSDRSGSNIDCDKLERRFQALNFMVEVRTNLKQRKIKQELLDLSKKDHSPYDCCVVIILSHGTEVSHNRFPGAVYGVDGQYVQVQHITNYLDGKHCSSLQGKPKLFFIQACGGGEKDRGFEVSDEVEPSNSGEDDQTDAIPMSSSSDSLSMSDEPDARATLPTPSDILVSYSTFPGYVSWRDTQSGSWYIETLDRILEENAATDDLVTMLMMVNLVVSQNSAKGIYKQMPGSFNFLRKLLYFQTLSKNSLGQKK; translated from the exons ATGGAGGAAAGTCACAAGAAGGTTCTTCAGCGGTACAGGATAAATATTGTCACTGGTTTGGATCCATCGGGCGTCTTAGACCGTCTATTGGagaaaggtgtttttactcaagACATGATCGATAAAATAAAA AGCTCGGGAACAAGACGGGACCAAGCCAGGCAGCTGTCCCGGGACCTGGAGACCCAAGGAAGTCGGGCCTTCCCACTGTTTTTGGAAAGTCTTCATGAGTCAGAGCAGCACGGTCTGGCAGAGCTTCTCCAAAGTGGAGCACCAGCAGTTCAGGGGTCAGCATCCAACCGCCTCGTACGCCCTGTTGTTCGGACTCTTCCAGTGT CATCTGCAATGGATTTCCAGAAGCAGATAAAGTCTATTACAGCTGTCCATCCAGTGCAGACCCCGACATTAT CACCTGAGAGGGAGAACCTACAATCTCAAACCCAGGCCAGAACCCGCATGCAAGGCAGGACCCGACGGGATAGCCTTCAA AGCTACAAAATGGATTCCAGCCCGTGCGGACACTGCCTCATCATTAACAATGTGGCTTTTGAGCCACAGAGTGAGCTGAGTGACCGCTCAGGGTCGAACATCGACTGTGACAAGCTGGAGAGAAGATTCCAAGCGCTTAACTTTATGGTGGAAGTCAGAACAAACCTGAAACAAAGG AAAATCAAGCAAGAACTGTTAGATTTGTCAAAGAAGGACCATTCTCCATATGACTGCTGTGTGGTCATCATTCTGTCTCATGGCACCGAG GTGAGTCACAACAGATTCCCCGGTGCTGTGTATGGTGTCGATGGACAGTACGTTCAAGTTCAGCATATCACAAACTACCTCGACGGGAAACACTGTTCATCCCTGCAGGGAAAACCCAAGCTTTTCTTCATCCAGGCATGCGGAGGAG GGGAAAAAGACAGAGGCTTCGAGGTGTCTGATGAGGTCGAACCATCGAATAGTGGAGAGGATGACCAGACGGATGCCATCCCTATGTCATCCAGCAGCGACTCACTGAGCATGTCTGATGAACCTGATGCCAGAGCCACACTGCCCACCCCAAGTGACATTCTGGTGTCCTACTCTACTTTTCCTG GCTACGTGTCTTGGAGAGACACTCAATCCGGCTCCTGGTACATCGAGACGCTGGATCGCATCCTTGAGGAAAATGCTGCTACTGATGATTTGGTCACAATGTTAATGATG